The region GGGCTTCAGCGGCTTGTCGTCCGGCGCCGAGTAGGTCATCGGATACTCCTCGGTCCACTCGACGCACTGCTCGGCCCACGTTTCGTAGCGCGCCGGGTCGGTCCTCGCAGCGTCGAAGGCGCCGGGCATAGCGGTCTGCAACTGCTCGAGAACACTCCCGGCGTCGCCGACCAGCGGGTAGTCGGCGTGGACGTTCTTCGACATCTCGGCCGGGTCGATGTCGATGTGGACGATTTGGGCTTCAGGGGCGAACGAGTCGATGCCGCCGGTCAGCCGATCGTCGAACCGCGTCCCGACGGCGACGAGGCAGTCGGTGTGGGAGATGGCCATGTTGGCCGCGCCCGTTCCGTGCATCCCGGCCCAGGAGAGACAGCGCTCGTGGTCCTCGGGGAACGTCCCGATGCCGGGCATCGTCGTGACGACGGGGAGTTCATACGCATTCGCGAACGCGCGTAGTTCCGCGCTCGCCTCGCCTTTGCACACGCCGCCGCCTGAGAGCACCAGCGGGCGCTCTGCACGGGCGATGGCCGCCGCGGCCGCAGTCACCGCATCATCGTCGGCCTCGTCGGGCACTTCGTAGTAGTCCGGAAGCTTGCCGGGCTCGGGCTGGCTGTCGGTCTCAGCGCTCGTCACGTCTTTTGGCAGGTCCACTAGCGTGGGTCCGGGTCGGCCGGCGCCAGCCAACTCGACTGCCTCGCTGACGGTCGAGCCAACCGTGTCGGCGTCGCTCGCGAAGTAGTTCTGCTTCGTCACTGGGCGGGTGACGCCGATGGTGTCGACCTCCTGGAACGCGTCGTTCCCGACGAACTCCGTCGGTGCCTGCCCCGTCAGCGCGACGAACGGGTCCGAATCCATGTCGGCGTCCGCGATGCCGGTGATGAGGTTCGTCGCGCCAGGGCCAGAGGTGGCCATGCAGACGCCCGGCTCGCCGGTCACCTGCCCGTAGGCGTCGGCGGCGTGGGCCGCGCTCTGCTCGTGGGCCATCGTGACGTGGGCGGGCCCGGCGTCGTAGAGCGCGTCGTAGACGGGCATGATCGCCCCGCCTTGCACGCCAAAGACGTGCTCAACACCTGCAGCGTCGAGGGATGCGATGGCGGCGTCGGCGCCGGTCCGCGGCTTCGTCGGCTCGTGGTCGTTCTCGGGTCGATTCTCGCTCGATTCGGTCGTATTGTGGTCGCCATCCTCCCGGGGGTCGGGGGCAGTCTCCTCCTCGGGATAGGTGGCGCTCGCTCGGTCACTCATTGACGGTGGTCTGTGGGTTGCAGTCGGCAGGCAGTGCGACGGTCGGGTGAAAAAGGGTGGAGTGAGGGGTTAGGCAGCCCCTACAATACCGAGCGAAACGCTGACTACGGGCGAATCGGGTGCGCCGTGTCGCGTCATTACCGGAGGGTTGGCCCCGGTTGATATAACCCTTGCGCCTTGGTGGCAAGCCGTCAGCCCGGCCGGTCGCCCGACGAGCTGACTGCAGTAGCTGCAGCTGGAACGGGGAGGACTCGTTGGGGGACCCCATCAGGCACGCCCCTCCGTCACTCGCTCGGGTTCGGCGTCGATATCGTGGTCCTCGGCGAACGCCGCGAGGCGTTCGTCGGTGATGTCGGTCCCAGTCGCACCGGTGTCTTTCACCTCGCGGGTAACCGCGCGGACCTCGGTGTCGGTGGGGTCGAACCCGATCTCCTCCAGTCGCTTGCGGACCGAGTGGGTACCCGTGTGCTTGCCGAGCACGAACTCCCGTTCGGCGCCGACCATCTCCGGGGTCATCACGCCCGGCTCGAAGGTCGCGCTGTTCTCCATGACGCCTGCCGCGTGAATGCCCGACTCGTGGGCGAACGCGTTGTCGCCGATGACCGGCGCGTTCGGCGGGATGTCGATGCCGCTCCGGGCCTCGACCATCGCCGCAATCTCGGAGATCGCGGTCGTGTCGATGCCGGTGTCTGCGCCGTGGATGCTTTCGGCAGCCATGACGACCTGCTCGAACGCCGCGTTGCCCGCGCGCTCGCCGATGCCTGTGACCGAGACCTGGGCCTGGTCGGCGCCGGCTTCGAAGCCGGCCAGCGCGTTTGCGCTCGCCAGCCCGAAGTCATCGTGGGTGTGGACGTCGATGCGGGCGTCGGTGTGCTCGCCGACGAACTCGACCAAGTCCGCGAACCGTGTCGGGGTCGCGACCCCGCAGGTGTCCGGGATGTTGATCCAGTCGGCGCCGGCCGCAGTGACCGCCTCGACGACCTCGGCCAGATACGCCCGTTCGGTTCGGGTGGCGTCCATCGGCGAGAACATCACGTCGGCGCCGGTTTCGGTGACGCGCTGGACGCTCTCGACGGAGCGTTCGATGACCTCCTCGCGGGTGGCGTGCATCGAGTCCGCCAACTGGACCTCGCTGGTCGAGGCGAAGACGTGGACCATATCCACGCCCGCGTCCAGGGCGGTTTCGATGTCGCCCTCGACGATTCGCGCCAGCCCACAGACCGTCGCATCGCTGTGGGTAGCGATGTCGGCGACAGCCTCGAACTCGGCGTCGGAGTTAACGGGGAATCCAGCCTCGATGACGTGGACGCCAGCCTCGTCTAACTCAGTGGCTACTGCTCGCTTATCGGCGTAAGAAAACGACGTACGCGGTGCCTGTTCACCGTCACGCAGCGTGGTGTCGAAGATCCGAGCGGTGGCGAACTCGGAATCAGTTCTCAGCGTGCCGTGGGAGAACTCGATCCGCCGTCTGAGACGACGTATCCTCCATGTCGTGTGACATTGTACTTCACGGTAAATGGTGATCTGACTTAACCCTTCCGCATCGTGTGGTGAGATACCACGCCTCGGGAAGGAAGGGAGTTAAGGGAGCCCGGCCGATTTCGGGGGTATGAGCCAACACCGAGGGGCAGACTCGGAGTCGCCCGCCGACGGGGACGACCGAAAACCCGACCACCTGCGGAGTCGCGACGTAACTGAAGGGCCCGAGCGGGCGCCGCACCGCTCGATGTTCCGGGCAATGGGGTTTGACGACGACGACCTCAACTCGCCGATGGTCGGCGTCGCCAACCCGGCTGCGGACATCACGCCGTGTAACGTCCACCTCGATGACGTCGCGACCGCTGCCATCGACGGCCTCGACGAGGCGGGCGGGATGCCCATCGAGTTCGGGACTATCACCATCTCCGATGCCATCTCGATGGGGACCGAAGGGATGCGCGCGTCGCTCATCTCTCGCGAACTCATCGCCGATTCGGTCGAACTCGTGGCCTTCGGCGAACGCCTCGACGCATTAGTGACGGTCGCGGGCTGTGACAAGAATCTCCCCGGAATGATGATGGCCGCCATCCGGACGGACCTGCCAAGCGTCTTCCTCTACGGGGGGTCCATCCTCCCGGGCCAACACGAGGGCCGAGAAGTGACCGTTCAGAACGTCTTCGAAGGTGTCGGGACCTACGCCCAGGGAGAGATGAGCCGGGAGGAACTCGACGACCTCGAGCGCAACGCCTGCCCGGGCGCGGGCTCCTGTGGTGGGATGTTCACGGCGAACACGATGGCCTCCATCAGCGAGGCGCTGGGACTGGCACCGCTCGGGAGCGCCTCCCCGCCTGCTGAGAGCGAGG is a window of halophilic archaeon DL31 DNA encoding:
- a CDS encoding acetolactate synthase, large subunit, biosynthetic type (TIGRFAM: Acetolactate synthase, large subunit, biosynthetic~KEGG: hma:rrnAC0330 acetolactate synthase large subunit~PFAM: Thiamine pyrophosphate enzyme, C-terminal TPP-binding; Thiamine pyrophosphate enzyme, N-terminal TPP binding region; Thiamine pyrophosphate enzyme, central region), with protein sequence MSDRASATYPEEETAPDPREDGDHNTTESSENRPENDHEPTKPRTGADAAIASLDAAGVEHVFGVQGGAIMPVYDALYDAGPAHVTMAHEQSAAHAADAYGQVTGEPGVCMATSGPGATNLITGIADADMDSDPFVALTGQAPTEFVGNDAFQEVDTIGVTRPVTKQNYFASDADTVGSTVSEAVELAGAGRPGPTLVDLPKDVTSAETDSQPEPGKLPDYYEVPDEADDDAVTAAAAAIARAERPLVLSGGGVCKGEASAELRAFANAYELPVVTTMPGIGTFPEDHERCLSWAGMHGTGAANMAISHTDCLVAVGTRFDDRLTGGIDSFAPEAQIVHIDIDPAEMSKNVHADYPLVGDAGSVLEQLQTAMPGAFDAARTDPARYETWAEQCVEWTEEYPMTYSAPDDKPLKPQFVVEAMDEATPADTIVTTGVGQHQMWAAQYWTYREPRCWISSHGLGTMGYGLPAAIGAKTATPDREVVCFEGDGSFLMTLQELSVAVRENLDITVVVLNNEAIGMVRQWQDAFFEKRRMASEYGWMPDFATIADAFGAKGFTLDSYDNVADTLTAAREYNGPAVVDAHIDPEENVFPMVASGGDNSGFALMEEQL